A part of Acipenser ruthenus chromosome 12, fAciRut3.2 maternal haplotype, whole genome shotgun sequence genomic DNA contains:
- the LOC131740095 gene encoding uncharacterized protein LOC131740095, with product MSAANLSRQERKSTPWKHLLRCVRPTRHISACLSGIKTNPGHLISPASTAKKTLEGWYRGEKRAMKFAIPRIWREPTDHSSNCYFCMVDPSKRRTGKNAPAITYPDLPSSIAPVPHCHELPVPTPLEREQPSLEESSKSESEEDVVDPDDNFRGGAEERNPYYPNQKDLNDLIRDLGLTKSNAELLTSRLKQWNLLDESVQVADQRKRHQPFSRFFTRQDGLYFCHNVTSLFEAIGIACNQNEWRLFIDSSSRSLKAVLLHNGNKYPSLPLAHSVHLKEDYNSIKTLLDALKYDEYGWEVIGDFKMVAFLMGFPAIFAFGTAGTPRRTTTGGTGHSGPSSLWGGTTSSGSHWWTPGRC from the exons atgtctgcggccaatttatcaagacaagagcgaaaaagtactccgtggaagcatctgctaagatgtgtgaggcctacaaggcatatttcggcatgcctgtcggggatcaagacaaaccctgggcacctcatttcacctgcgagcactgcaaaaaaaactctggaag gatggtacagaggggaaaagagagccatgaagttcgctatcccaagaatttggcgggaacccactgaccactcaagcaactgctacttctgcatggtggacccttccaaacgtcggactggcaagaatgcacctgctatcacgtatccggaccttccttcatccattgccccggtgccacactgccatgagctccccgtacccactcctctggagagagagcagccgtctttagaagagagcagcaagtcagagagcgaggaagacgttgtagatccagatgacaatttcagaggtggagctgaggagagaaacccatactaccccaaccaaaaagacctcaacgacttgattagagatcttggtctcaccaagtccaatgccgagcttttgacgtctaggctcaagcagtggaacttgttggatgaaagtgtgcaagtcgcagatcagaggaagcgtcaccaacctttttccagattcttcacccgtcaagatgggctctacttctgccacaatgtgaccagtctgttcgaggcaatcggaatcgcctgtaaccagaatgagtggcgcctcttcattgacagctcatccaggagcctcaaagccgtgctgctccataatggtaacaagtacccgtctcttcccctggctcactcggtgcacctcaaagaggattacaacagcatcaagaccttgctggacgccttgaagtatgatgagtacggctgggaggtcataggagacttcaaaatggtggcattcctgatgggtttccctgctatctttgcctttgggacagcagggacaccaaggcgcactaccacaggcgggactggccacagcggaccgagttctctgtggggaggaacaacgtcaagtgggagccactggtggacccccggaaggtgttga